From Dermochelys coriacea isolate rDerCor1 chromosome 8, rDerCor1.pri.v4, whole genome shotgun sequence, the proteins below share one genomic window:
- the POU4F3 gene encoding POU domain, class 4, transcription factor 3 produces MMAMNAKQPFTMHPALQEPKYSSLHSSSEAMRRVCLPAPQLQGNIFGSFDETLLARAEALAAVDIVSHGKSHPFKPDATYHTMSSVPCTSTSSTAPISHPSALTSHPHHSVHPGLDGDLLDHISPTLTVSGMGAPDHTVMSAQIHPHHLGAMGHLHQAMGMGHPHPVSAHNGMSCISDVESDPRELEAFAERFKQRRIKLGVTQADVGAALANLKIPGVGSLSQSTICRFESLTLSHNNMIALKPVLQAWLEEAEAAYREKNTKPDLFSGSERKRKRTSIAAPEKRSLEAYFAIQPRPSSEKIAAIAEKLDLKKNVVRVWFCNQRQKQKRMKYSAVH; encoded by the exons ATGATGGCCATGAACGCCAAGCAGCCTTTCACTATGCACCCTGCCCTGCAGGAGCCCAAGTACTCCAGCTTGCATTCCAGTTCAGAGGCGATGCGCAGAGTTTGCCTTCCAGCCCCGCAG CTCCAGGGCAATATATTTGGAAGCTTTGATGAGACTCTGCTGGCCCGCGCTGAAGCTCTGGCGGCTGTGGATATTGTCTCCCACGGCAAGAGCCATCCATTCAAGCCAGACGCGACCTACCATACCATGAGCAGTGTCCCATGCACGTCTACCTCCTCCACAGCGCCCATCTCGCATCCGTCGGCCCTAACCTCGCATCCCCACCACTCAGTGCACCCGGGGTTGGATGGAGACCTCCTGGACCACATCTCCCCAACGCTGACCGTGAGCGGCATGGGGGCCCCCGACCACACGGTGATGTCGGCTCAGATTCACCCGCACCACCTGGGCGCCATGGGGCACCTGCACCAAGCCATGGGCATGGGCCATCCGCACCCGGTCTCGGCTCACAACGGCATGTCCTGCATCAGCGACGTGGAGTCGgatcccagggagctggaggcttTCGCCGAGAGGTTCAAGCAGAGGCGGATCAAGCTGGGGGTGACCCAGGCAGATGTAGGGGCGGCTCTGGCCAACCTCAAGATCCCCGGCGTGGGCTCGCTCAGCCAAAGCACCATCTGCCGGTTCGAGTCTCTCACCCTGTCCCACAACAACATGATCGCCCTGAAGCCTGTGCTCCAagcctggctggaggaggctgAGGCTGCCTACAGGGAGAAGAACACCAAGCCGGACCTGTTCAGTGGCAGCGAGAGGAAGCGCAAGCGGACCTCCATCGCCGCCCCGGAGAAGCgctccttggaagcctattttgCCATCCAGCCCAGACCCTCTTCGGAGAAGATCGCAGCCATAGCGGAGAAACTGGACCTGAAAAAGAACGTGGTGCGGGTTTGGTTCTGCAACCAGAGACAGAAACAGAAACGCATGAAGTACTCCGCCGTGCATTGA